One Lepus europaeus isolate LE1 chromosome 7, mLepTim1.pri, whole genome shotgun sequence DNA segment encodes these proteins:
- the SCGB1A1 gene encoding uteroglobin — MKLTITLALVTLALLCSPASADICPGFAHVIENLLLGTPSSYETSLKEFQPDDAMKDAGMQMKKVLDTLPQTTRENIIKLTEKIVKSPLCM, encoded by the exons ATGAAGCTCACCATCACCCTCGCCCTGGTCACCCTGGCTCTCCTCTGCAGCCCTG CATCTGCAGACATCTGCCCGGGATTTGCCCACGTCATTGAAAACCTCCTCCTGGGCACGCCCTCCAGTTACGAGACATCCCTGAAGGAATTCCAACCTGACGACGCCATGAAAGACGCAGGGATGCAGATGAAGAAGGTGTTGGACACCCTGCCCCAGACGACCAGAGAGAACATCATAAAGCTCACG gaaaaaatagtCAAGAGCCCACTGTGTATGTAG